The segment GCCCGGTTGATCCTTAAAATCCGTCCCAcatcagtcaatcaatcaagCGGGGACAGctgccctctccttcccctccccTCCGCGCTAACGTTACAACTGTCGGGCCTCGTTTCTAGCTCTCGCCCTTAGCCTTTCCACAATCCTCCTCTGCCCCCAAAACGCcgacatatttttttttacaccccCCCCCCTCGGCTTGtatacagatttttttattcttcccGGAGCTCTGTTGCTTCTGCTTCCCTTCCAAAAACACCCTCCGCTGCCCTAACTAGGTCCGCGCTCCTCGCCCCGGGGCATTTTTGCGTGAGGCCCAGATTGTTTGATTGATAGGGAACGGAAAAAGAGGGATTTTGAGTGACAGCTTACCTGAGTGCCAATCTTCGTCACACTGACAAGCGGCTGCAGCAATCGGGACCCGCAGTTGTCGCTTTGCGTCATCGCGTAAGGGCACGCAGGGGCGCTTGCCTCATGAATATTTATGAGATGGGCGGAGATATGACGTCCTTGCCGCCTGAGAGTCCCTCTGAAACCTGCTGGGTTTTTTACTTGACATCCCTCATTTACACATAAATTCCTATGTATATTTTCCGTTTTACACGACTTAATACAAATTCTGGCATAATATACACACTAATACACAAACCTGACGACAGATTCTGGTGGTTTTCTCCTGAAAAAATAGCATATAACTAGAATAATAGAAACACAGATAAACCACTTGTACATTCAGTTCTATTCAAATGATCCCCCCAAGGCAGAAAAGTAGCATGAAATTGTTATATCATAGCATTTCCCTTTATATGCCTATTCCTTTATATAAGACAAAACAGAATGACAGACAAATACAGACTTTTCATTTGTGTACTTTAATAACATTTAACAGCATCATTTCATGCAAGTCTGACAGGTGGGAGGATGATCATACATAAAGAGGGACCAACACCATTTTCTTGAAGCAATATAAAGGTTTGCAGCCAAGCCAAACCCTCTAGTGTCTGATGGAGGAGGGCTGAGGGAGACGAAACTTGGCCATCTCCACATCCAGGTCTGCAAACGTATAGGGGTTGTAGTTGTGGTGCTGGTAGTTTTTATAAGTGCTGTTGTCAAAATGCTCCTCAGGTTCCGGaggggctgctgctgcagacTCTGCAGAAAGAGGGGAAGAAACAAAAAGCATTTTAGAAAGCCAAGTCTGGTACAAAGATGAATACAAATCTTCCTGCATGCATTAAAAGATAAATAGCACAAGGTTAGGCAAATGAAATACTGAGTCTAATCCTATGTCCTCCTTACTGTTATTGATTTTGAAGCAACAAAAAGCTGAGTCTCGAT is part of the Micropterus dolomieu isolate WLL.071019.BEF.003 ecotype Adirondacks linkage group LG15, ASM2129224v1, whole genome shotgun sequence genome and harbors:
- the LOC123984542 gene encoding NADH dehydrogenase [ubiquinone] flavoprotein 3, mitochondrial-like (The sequence of the model RefSeq protein was modified relative to this genomic sequence to represent the inferred CDS: added 45 bases not found in genome assembly) is translated as MATSLLRLGRLGSLKCLQVDSWGVLKTRTAASFCTQAEEPAKPVKKTKPASRKSAAAAPPEPEEHFDNSTYKNYQHHNYNPYTFADLDVEMAKFRLPQPSSIRH